The region CTGACATCAAGGATGATGGACGGGCGAGAACGAGGGCCGTTCTGGCACCTGGGAGATTCGGGATCGGGCCCGCCCGGAAGGGCCAGGCGAGTGAAAAACATCTGACCTCGGCTCAACGCGTACAGCACCGCTCGGTGACCGATTTTGAGATAGCTCAATGCCCGGCGCCAGTGGGGATCGACGGCACGTCGATCCCCACGCTGCACGATGTCCACGCCTTCAGAAACCAGCAGTACAGTCGCCAGCGCCAACATCAGGATCAGGCGTTCAAGGCTGGCGGCATCCCGCAATTTGGCATCTTCCCGCTCGAACAATCCGCTTTTTTCGTCCAGAAAACCCTCCTCAATCTGAAAGCGTTCGCCGTACTCCGCGAAGGTCTGGGCATCCGTCGGATGGTCGCTCACGATCTGATCTGCCACCGCTCTGGGTCGTCCGATGGACGACCCAGAGCCACATGAATTGGACCAAACTGGTGCACTGTCAGCGTGACGTTGTGCAGGAAACGCGTCTCCCTGGCGGACAATTTGACCTCTCTAACCTTGCACAGTCGTGATCCATCCGGCGCGCTCAGCAGCAGGCTGGATGTGATGCGCATGCGGTAGTGTCATCTACAGACGCGGAGCCATGCCATGAGCTCCGTATCGCAAAAGCCCCGGTCCGCGAGAACGCGGACCTCGTGCACATCAAGGACATCAAGCATCCCCTTGACTTTGGCCAACACGGGAAGCAGGTGAGCACCGCTCACCTGCGCACTAGAATGTTCAATGACGCGGGAGACGAGTGGAACCGCTCGACCCCGGAAGAGAACGGAAATTCGAATCAGACAGAACTTCTCGAACAGCATGCTGGCGTAGAGGGCCAGGATCAGGGTGTGTGCCCCCCAAGCGCGTAGGGCGCGGGTCACCAACGGCCCAGAGGTCCCCGTGGGATCGATGGCTGGGTTGTGCAGCCATTAATGAAACCGGCGTTCGGTGCTCTGGGCGAGGACGGCTCTGGACTGGACGTATGGGATCCAGGAGGGCAGCGAAGCCTGTTGGGAGAGCAGTAGTCCTGCGACCATCCAGGCGAGGGTATGACCGTTGTGACTGTCGTTCCACACGCTGTGCTGGAGATGGGGGAGGACGGCCTGATCGAGTCGGGTCGCGTCCCCGGTGGCATTTTCGGTTGTCACAAACAGAGAGTGTCCCCTATTGGGGACGCTTTCTCATTCTTTGTGTCAGGCCGTCAGCTGTGGGACTCAACACCACCAGCCCCTCAAAGGACCGCCTCCTGGACTTCAGTTTCTCAAGCCGTAACACCCTTAAACCTACCTGCTCCGACCTCTACTGCGTAACAGGTCTTGAGAACTGGCTTCACAGCCACCTTGATCGAAGTGATTTCATATCCAGCTCCATATATTCTCGAATGAAATTCTAAGGTTTTCTGAGTTCATCTGAGTCCATGTCAGATGCCCGTGAGGCCACAGTCGGTTCAATGACTGTACCCGGGCACCCATTCTTCCCAGGTTCTCAGGACGTCGATCATGCCCCCTGCACTCAACCCACTACTCATTCTCGCGGCCAGCGTCAGCGTGACCGTCCTGATCGTGGCGCTGTCCACTCTCGTCCTGGCCTGGTGGCGCCCGTCGTACCCGGGCTGGCGCAGTTGGGCCGCCGGGCACACTCTGGTGGTTCTCGGCATGCTGATCGGCACGTACCGCCCACCGGGCCTGGACCGCACGTCCATCCTGCTCGGCAACGCGCTGCTCATGATCGGCGCGGCGCTGTTCGTCGGAGCGTACTACCGTTTCGCCCGCCGGAGCGTCCCTGTCGCGCTGACCGCTGGCCTGAGCGCGAGCATTCCAGTGGTGCTGGGACTGCTTCACTGGTTCACGGCCGCGCACGACAACATCACCGCGCGGGTCCTCCTCGTGAGCATCTACCTGACGGTGTGCGTGGGCGCCCTCGTGACGCTCATCGTGCAGCAGATGCGGCAGGAGCGGCACCTGCGCGGCACGTACGCCCTGCACCTGTGGCTGTTCGGATCGGTCTTCATACTGACGGTGCCGCGCAGCGTCACCCTCGCCCCAGGGAGCCACCCGGACCTCACGTACGCCTTCACGGCGCCCAACGTCCTGATGTTCACCGGCGTGCTGGTGCTATCGGTCGGGGGGGCGTTCGCCTTCTGGCTGCTGCATGATGACCGGCGCCGGGCTGACATGCAGGCCCTGCAGGATCACCTTTCGGACCTGGCGTTCCGGGACGAACTGACGGGTGTCCTCAACCGGCGCGGCCTGGAGGGCGCCTACGCGCGCTGGCGGGCCCGTCCGGACAGCCGCGTGGCGACTCTGGTCGTGCTGGATGTCGACCGGTTCAAGGACCTCAACGACCGGCATGGACACGCGGCGGGTGACGCGCAACTGGCCGCCCTGGGTGGTCTGCTGAATCGGGTGGCGCAACGCGACGACGTGGCGGGCCGGACGGGTGGGGATGAGTTTACGATGCTGCTCACCGGAGAAGCGCCGGACGTCGAAGCCCAGCTGAGCCGCCTCACCGAGACGCTGGGCCGCAGAAGCGAACTGCTGAGTTGCAGCGTGAGCGTGGGCTGGACGACCGTCTCGCCGCACGATACGTGGTCGGACGGTCTGTCGCGTGCCGATGAGGCGATGTACGTGAGGAAAGCGCGCCGCGCGAATCCGACGATCAAATTCACGCCGGGTGTGGCCCGCTGAGCGTGCGCGCCAGAGCAACCCGGGGAGAGCACCAGATGCCAGGAATCACCGCAGTGGTCCGTTTCACACTGCGCTGGACAGCACGCCCCTCCGCTCGACAGTTCAGGTTCTGTCACCTGCCGATACGCCCTTCGCTCGGGGCAGGGTTCTTCCGGTCTCCTCGGTGCCACCGACTTGAGCCCGGCGAGAAGAAGACTGCGGCGCACCATAGAGTGGAAAGAGGTTGAGAGACGATCTTCTGACAGTGATTCTTCATCTATCAGAATCCGGTCCCATTTGAGTGCGGTCCAGTCGGCAAAAAAATCTCGACCTCACAGAACGGCCAGGAAGGGGCCTCCGAACGCGGTTGAGGGGTCCAGGGTGGGAGCAGGGACGATTCACCTGTCCGACGGGACCTGACAGGTCACCGGTTCAGCAATCACGAGCACTTCACACTAATGTGGCTTAGTGCTAACATCGACTCACCGTGACCCTCGTCCGCACCAGCGACACCCTGGCCCTGATCCACCTCACCGATCAGGCCCTGCGGGTCCGGGCGGTCGAGGCGGCCAGCACCTACGACACCGACACCCTCGT is a window of Deinococcus sedimenti DNA encoding:
- a CDS encoding GGDEF domain-containing protein; its protein translation is MPPALNPLLILAASVSVTVLIVALSTLVLAWWRPSYPGWRSWAAGHTLVVLGMLIGTYRPPGLDRTSILLGNALLMIGAALFVGAYYRFARRSVPVALTAGLSASIPVVLGLLHWFTAAHDNITARVLLVSIYLTVCVGALVTLIVQQMRQERHLRGTYALHLWLFGSVFILTVPRSVTLAPGSHPDLTYAFTAPNVLMFTGVLVLSVGGAFAFWLLHDDRRRADMQALQDHLSDLAFRDELTGVLNRRGLEGAYARWRARPDSRVATLVVLDVDRFKDLNDRHGHAAGDAQLAALGGLLNRVAQRDDVAGRTGGDEFTMLLTGEAPDVEAQLSRLTETLGRRSELLSCSVSVGWTTVSPHDTWSDGLSRADEAMYVRKARRANPTIKFTPGVAR